The following are encoded in a window of Castanea sativa cultivar Marrone di Chiusa Pesio chromosome 9, ASM4071231v1 genomic DNA:
- the LOC142608998 gene encoding uncharacterized protein LOC142608998, whose product MDWLDSGWIGSKYPFLNSKDEGNVDDSNSKNEGDDLNPVVELVEKLKSDGFMSLKIRPTWKRITRMANQEEVQAISDVLNTYATASGQRINLEKSSVYFSGNTEGEQRESIKTTLGIKEVERFESYLRLPTLVGRAKFKLSIF is encoded by the exons ATGGATTGGCTGGACTCGGGGTGGATAGGAAGTAAATACCCTTTTTTGAATTCAAAGGATGAGGGAAACGTGGATgactcaaattcaaaaaatgagGGAGATGATCTGAATCCAGTTGTTGAGCTCGTGGAGAAGTTGAAATCAGATGGGTTTATGTCACTTAAAATTCGGCCCACATGGAAAAGGATTACTCGTATG GCTAACCAGGAGGAAGTGCAAGCTATTTCTGATGTACTAAATACATATGCAACGGCATCGGGTCAACGCATTAATCTTGAAAAATCATCTGTCTATTTTAGTGGCAATACAGAGGGTGAACAAAGGGAGAGTATTAAGACAACACTGGGAATCAAGGAAGTTGAACGTTTTGAGTCCTATCTTAGGCTGCCGACTTTGGTGGGGAGAGCAAAGTTcaaactttctattttttga
- the LOC142608999 gene encoding putative mitochondrial protein AtMg00310, whose product MSTFDIPTKVCDKLDALTRKFWWNPKNPNGRYLAWLAWEKLCLPKGIGGMGFRKSKDFNKALLAKLAWMIVSKMDSLCMNLLRSKYKVRENWLQSEPSKNASPIWKAIEKTKTLIAKGACYLVGNGASINVWVDPWIPWLVGFKPTPKDDSIQRNPLMVSNLISIEDHCWNLPLLNELFNSESVEAIQNIHIPLRGRVDKLI is encoded by the coding sequence ATGTCTACTTTTGACATCCCTACTAAGGTGTGTGATAAGTTAGATGCTTTGACTAGAAAATTTTGGTGGAATCCAAAAAACCCAAATGGAAGGTATTTGGCTTGGTTGGCTTGGGAAAAACTATGTCTACCTAAAGGAATTGGAGGGATGGGATTTAGAAAGAGCAAGGATTTTAATAAAGCTCTCTTGGCTAAACTTGCTTGGATGATTGTCTCAAAAATGGACAGCTTGTGTATGAACTTACTAAGAAGTAAATACAAGGTCAGAGAGAATTGGCTTCAAAGTGAACCTTCCAAAAATGCTTCTCCAATTTGGAAAGCAATTGAGAAAACCAAAACTCTTATTGCTAAGGGAGCTTGTTACCTTGTTGGAAATGGTGCTTCCATTAATGTGTGGGTGGACCCTTGGATTCCTTGGCTAGTTGGGTTTAAACCAACTCCAAAGGATGACTCAATTCAACGAAATCCTTTGATGGTGTCTAACTTGATATCTATCGAGGATCATTGCTGGAATCTACCTCTGCTAAATGAGCTATTTAATTCTGAGTCAGTTGAAGCCATCCAAAACATACATATTCCTTTGAGAGGCAGAGTTGATAAGCTAATCTAG
- the LOC142609000 gene encoding uncharacterized protein LOC142609000, with amino-acid sequence MEKNISGVKASIGSIPITHVVYADDIVLFSKACKREANAINGFLEKYCRWSGQLLNRAKSGVIFSKITHQQTCRGIKHILQMKSLKTKSVYLGAPLFLTKAPAKDFKFLQERLEAKLKRWRRLYHGREDPL; translated from the coding sequence ATGGAGAAGAATATTAGTGGGGTTAAGGCTAGTATTGGCAGCATTCCTATCACACATGTAGTGTATGCGGATGATATTGTTCTATTCTCAAAAGCATGTAAGAGGGAAGCTAATGCCATTAATGGCTTcttggaaaaatattgtaggTGGTCTGGGCAGCTGCTTAATAGAGCAAAATCAGGGGTTATATTCTCCAAAATCACCCACCAGCAAACTTGCAGAGGCATAAAGCATATTCTACAGATGAAAAGTCTTAAAACAAAGTCTGTTTACTTGGGGGCTCCTTTATTCCTTACCAAGGCTCCAGCAAAGGACTTTAAGTTCTTACAAGAGAGGTTGGAAGCCAAACTGAAAAGGTGGAGAAGACTTTATCATGGGCGGGAAGATCCACTCTAA
- the LOC142609001 gene encoding uncharacterized protein LOC142609001: MASKLKILPQPLDLVIAEIGSGDGNGDGFWFWKVFGGGSFDGWRRGAKDWIFGFCVGWILLGLGLRKEEMQKWVEKVFIMGSLHTDDDYYYFALSPASCSLSAFSTASQFGDSTLGNLHDIISDSSQIQCSSPSMQSNSTAEAHKSYDFLSNFPNENQLPAALSEYLLPAAEISPTPQKSSMDVHCSNYQELSNYSQSSLLPVGSENNWSNEVNDSLSNVEVNHTRYTARFEAFLWDNTDPEMKSKTGGFDNEVDAARAYDLAALKLWGKTAPINFPLSDYKKDLEEMQSMTKNEYLQNLRR; encoded by the exons ATGGCCTCCAAACTCAAGATTTTGCCACAGCCCTTAGATTTGGTCATTGCGGAAATCGGTAGTGGAGATGGAAATGGGGATGGTTTCTGGTTTTGGAAAGTGTTTGGAGGAGGAAGTTTTGATGGGTGGAGAag AGGAGCTAAAGAttggatttttgggttttgtgttgGTTGGATTTTGTTGGGTTTGGGGTTAAGGAAGGAGGAGATGCAAAAATGGGTGGAAAAG GTATTTATTATGGGATCGTTACACACAGATGATGATTACTACTATTTTGCTCTCAGTCCGGCTTCTTGTTCTTTATCAGCTTTTTCAACAGCTTCTCAATTTGGGGACTCAACCCTAGGGAACTTGCATGACATTATTAGTGACTCAAGCCAAATCCAATGTTCATCTCCATCCATGCAGTCAAATTCTACTGCCGAGGCTCATAAGAGTTATGATTTTCTCAGCAACTTTCCTAATGAAAATCAACTTCCAGCTGCATTATCCGAGTATCTCTTACCGGCTGCAGAAATTTCACCAACACCTCAGAAGTCCTCCATGGATGTTCATTGTAGCAACTACCAAGAACTCTCTAACTATTCACAATCATCACTATTGCCTGTGGGAAGTGAAAATAATTGGAGCAATGAAGTTAATGACAGTCTTAGTAATGTTGAAGTGAACCATACAAG GTACACTGCACGTTTTGAAGCATTTCTATGGGATAATACTGATCCAgaaatgaaatcaaaaacaG GTGGATTTGACAACGAAGTGGACGCAGCTAGGGCTTATGATTTGGCTGCTCTTAAGTTATGGGGCAAGACTGCACCAATAAATTTTCCT tTGAGTGACTACAAGAAGGATTTGGAGGAGATGCAGTCCATGACAAAGAATGAATATTTGCAAAACCTTAGAAGGTGA